The Microbacterium sp. SORGH_AS_0862 genome has a segment encoding these proteins:
- a CDS encoding carbohydrate ABC transporter permease: MVLGALQRQRDTTLFGLLPLPGNLTLDNFVEVNESINLFRSLLNSLIMTAGVVGCTLVFGLLVGYALSVLQFRGQGLVFALVLLVQAIPFQLLMIPLYVMVVRYFNLADSYLGMILPFAINSVAVLIFRQYFLQIPKEIFDAARIDGAGELRILRSIAVPLVRPAVLTAMLVTFIGPWNEFLWPFLVTKDANLQTLAVSLANFSQSNGSFLANPMGAVLAGACVLAVPVVVLFLVFQRHFTSANLGSAVKG, translated from the coding sequence ATGGTGCTCGGCGCACTGCAGCGCCAGCGCGACACGACCCTGTTCGGGCTGCTCCCCCTCCCCGGAAACCTGACGCTCGACAACTTCGTCGAGGTCAATGAGTCGATCAACCTGTTCCGGTCACTGCTGAACTCGCTGATCATGACGGCGGGCGTCGTGGGCTGCACGCTCGTGTTCGGGCTGCTCGTGGGCTATGCGCTGTCGGTGCTGCAGTTCCGCGGCCAGGGGCTGGTGTTCGCCCTCGTGCTGCTCGTGCAGGCCATTCCGTTCCAGCTGCTCATGATCCCGCTGTACGTGATGGTCGTGCGCTACTTCAACCTGGCCGACAGCTACCTGGGCATGATCCTCCCGTTCGCGATCAACTCCGTCGCCGTGCTGATCTTCCGGCAGTACTTCCTGCAGATCCCGAAGGAAATCTTCGACGCGGCGCGCATCGACGGAGCCGGTGAGCTGCGGATCCTCCGCTCGATCGCCGTACCGCTGGTTCGTCCCGCCGTGCTGACCGCGATGCTCGTCACCTTCATCGGGCCGTGGAACGAGTTCCTGTGGCCGTTCCTGGTCACGAAGGACGCCAACCTGCAGACCCTGGCGGTGAGCCTGGCGAACTTCTCGCAGTCGAACGGCTCCTTCCTCGCGAACCCGATGGGGGCGGTGCTCGCCGGTGCGTGCGTGCTCGCCGTTCCTGTCGTCGTGCTCTTCCTCGTCTTCCAGCGGCACTTCACCTCGGCCAACCTCGGTTCGGCCGTGAAGGGCTGA
- a CDS encoding glycosidase: MTQTDELEPDATIAYALRRVGNLMEADTNDPHEVEGVLNPGTAWGPDGELYLYPRIVAEGNVSRIARARVVIEDGVPTGVERLGVVLSPDEGWEHGRQNAGVEDPRITFVEPLGIHVMTYVAYGPLGPKSAIAVSTDTVTWRRLGPIRFAYQPELDSDLNLFPNKDIVFFPEAVPGPDGRPSLALLHRPMWDLDWLRPGEGARPPAGIADDRPSIWIGYVDLDAATRDVNALTLVENSSQIVAPEAAYESAKIGAGPSPLRVPEGWLLLHHGVSGATPRGFELAHGSKYSAGAILLDAADPRRVLARTPEPLLAPETAEELSGTLGNVVFPTAIEKIGGRWFVFYGMADSSIGVAELERAEG, translated from the coding sequence ATGACCCAGACCGACGAACTCGAACCCGACGCCACCATCGCGTACGCACTGCGCCGGGTCGGCAACCTCATGGAAGCCGACACGAACGACCCCCACGAGGTGGAGGGCGTACTCAACCCCGGAACGGCGTGGGGCCCCGACGGCGAGCTCTACCTCTATCCGCGCATCGTCGCGGAGGGCAACGTCTCGCGCATCGCCCGGGCCCGCGTGGTGATCGAGGACGGTGTGCCCACGGGGGTCGAACGCCTCGGGGTGGTGCTGTCCCCCGACGAGGGCTGGGAGCACGGACGACAGAACGCGGGTGTCGAAGACCCTCGGATCACCTTCGTCGAGCCGCTGGGCATCCATGTGATGACGTACGTGGCGTACGGCCCGCTCGGACCCAAGTCCGCGATCGCCGTCTCGACGGACACGGTCACGTGGCGGCGGCTGGGTCCCATCCGCTTCGCCTATCAGCCCGAGCTCGACTCGGATCTGAACCTCTTCCCCAACAAGGACATCGTCTTCTTCCCCGAAGCGGTGCCGGGCCCGGACGGGCGTCCGTCGCTGGCGTTGCTGCACCGCCCCATGTGGGATCTGGACTGGCTGCGACCGGGCGAGGGCGCGCGGCCGCCGGCCGGCATCGCCGACGATCGCCCGTCGATCTGGATCGGCTATGTCGATCTCGACGCCGCGACGCGTGATGTCAACGCACTGACCCTGGTCGAGAACTCGTCGCAGATCGTCGCCCCCGAGGCCGCGTACGAGTCGGCCAAGATCGGTGCTGGCCCGTCTCCCCTGCGCGTTCCGGAGGGCTGGCTGCTTCTGCACCACGGTGTCTCCGGTGCGACGCCGCGCGGGTTCGAGCTGGCGCACGGGTCGAAGTACAGCGCCGGCGCGATCCTGCTGGATGCGGCCGACCCGCGCCGTGTGCTCGCGCGCACACCGGAGCCGCTACTCGCGCCCGAGACCGCAGAGGAGCTCTCGGGCACGCTCGGCAATGTCGTCTTCCCCACGGCGATCGAGAAGATCGGCGGGCGTTGGTTCGTGTTCTACGGCATGGCCGACTCCTCGATCGGCGTCGCCGAGTTGGAGCGTGCCGAAGGCTGA
- a CDS encoding discoidin domain-containing protein, whose protein sequence is MRRIRASLALVVALVLAFTGLATVPATAATPDDDVNTIVSRLQEYYLAQGDEIIIANGIYLARVSEAQEYAASQNPDGSWSDVNYADRTSSANGATWSAYIALYRMLAMAYAYRDADAKGFEDPALVTAVDRALTYWDAVDPGNQNWWETEIGESMAMGRISIFLGGVLSDEAFAASLKHNTGKLDPVGANGAWRTTNYLFEAVASRNFEDIASGFDTMAATVAVDNSGNVNEAVQPDASFWAHEAQLYSEGYGMALFTNVALWADAARGTSLGFTRAQLDDIAFYIINGTRWMIRGEVGMLYLGYRPPKTIDGVTSYASEFLEPLDEMARTDALYATQYRALADNIRGKTPGNGVTGDKYFWRSEFSSHIRDEYAIFTRLNSSRTVGAEYRSTFRPEVGNEVFWNSAAATAIQVNNREYLDLGPAFDWFHYPGVTAPYLKEQTRGTNGRVGNGGSFTGGVSDGHYGANVYTLDRAKTKGLKSTFLFDDEMVALGTGIGSTADAAVHSVVNQAAAKDNATVDGKPVADGADGVVVDDPAWAYNDEVGYVFPSDAPVTVSNKAQTGSWVGEDAVSRDAFTLYFDHGTKPTDAGYEYIVLPAASPAEVERYAAAPAVRILQNDASVQAVQHAGLQRTMATFFQAGALDLGDGRTLEVNQPAIVILDESGAEPVVSIANPDKPGLVVAVTLRGPDAVHAGTFALGSGPNLGKTVTASLASTDGAQASAYSASSSAEGRGAALAGDGDAATSWASADGGVQWVAKDLGAGAFVTGLTLEWGAEAATRYLVQTSQDGANWSDLRFVQNAEGGTETLEFPPTAATYLRVLLLESAGGSGYSIAEMSVEASRNLALGRSVTASGGSAAGSITDGNMASRWSANLSDTAWTQVDLGSVQSIGTVRLWWEASYAKQYRIQVSDDQNNWRDAYVTPSGGSDGGLDVIAVQENARYVRMQSIQRSTTQYGVSIWEMEVFEGDAIASAPTTPVGRENLALGRPTTAESSYNATLEPRFATDGIGTTRWASRREDAPYKTERWLQVDLETPTTVNQAVLTWESATSNDFRLEGSLDGQTWQELARVQKTSAELKNTVDFADAEVRYVRVAGLPVTKYGISLFEFELYGGYNFSCTSPDVSAAHGDIATVTASIAPLDADDVFIAYPVEAAVARVQGAPRVGQDGSVAFDLRAGESGSTRVLLTHAKGDEISWCTVNVAVDTAALQELVDRGNALDSNIYTADSWRPVLPALEAAKDALRTSGIGQSVIDQRAEALRAALDGLVEIGQEPEVTVPSAPASLTAAAEGSAVIATWLAPEDDGGAAVSAYELTIGDRVIPVGGDVLTGRADGLAPGTYAVSVRAQNEAGWSPATTPVSVEVVEQSDRTPTVTASDGLRAGGKVTVTGAEFTPGAQYLVQLRSSPRDLGTVTADAAGAFTLTADIPADVPGGAHTIVVMRDGVDIASVAVQIEAAAGGGTDPQNPQNPADGALPSTGADLAWVPWTAAAALLILTLGGALVLDRRRRRAGD, encoded by the coding sequence ATGAGAAGAATCAGGGCCTCGCTGGCTCTCGTCGTCGCCCTGGTGCTCGCCTTCACGGGGCTCGCCACCGTGCCCGCGACGGCAGCCACCCCTGACGACGACGTCAACACGATCGTGTCGCGTCTGCAGGAGTACTACCTGGCGCAGGGCGACGAGATCATCATCGCCAACGGCATCTACCTGGCGCGGGTGTCCGAAGCGCAGGAGTACGCCGCCTCCCAGAACCCCGACGGCTCCTGGTCCGACGTGAACTACGCCGACCGTACGAGCTCGGCGAACGGCGCGACCTGGTCCGCCTACATCGCGTTGTATCGGATGCTCGCGATGGCCTACGCGTACCGCGACGCCGACGCGAAGGGCTTCGAGGATCCCGCTCTCGTGACCGCGGTCGACCGCGCCCTGACCTACTGGGATGCGGTCGATCCCGGCAACCAGAACTGGTGGGAGACCGAGATCGGCGAGTCCATGGCCATGGGGCGCATCTCGATCTTCCTCGGCGGAGTCCTCAGCGACGAGGCGTTCGCCGCCAGCCTCAAGCACAACACCGGAAAGCTCGACCCGGTCGGTGCCAACGGTGCATGGCGTACGACGAACTACCTGTTCGAGGCGGTCGCCTCGCGCAACTTCGAGGACATCGCCTCCGGCTTCGACACGATGGCCGCGACGGTCGCCGTCGACAACTCCGGGAACGTCAACGAGGCCGTGCAGCCCGACGCCAGCTTCTGGGCCCATGAAGCGCAGCTCTACAGCGAGGGCTACGGCATGGCGCTGTTCACCAACGTCGCGCTGTGGGCGGATGCGGCGCGGGGAACGAGCCTCGGTTTCACCCGCGCGCAGCTCGACGACATCGCGTTCTACATCATCAACGGCACGCGCTGGATGATCCGCGGTGAGGTGGGGATGCTCTACCTGGGCTATCGGCCGCCCAAGACGATCGACGGCGTCACGAGCTACGCATCGGAGTTCCTCGAACCGCTCGACGAGATGGCGCGCACCGATGCCCTCTACGCCACGCAGTACCGCGCACTCGCCGACAACATCCGCGGCAAGACCCCCGGCAACGGCGTCACAGGCGACAAGTACTTCTGGCGGTCGGAGTTCTCCTCCCACATCCGCGATGAATACGCCATCTTCACCCGCCTGAACTCCAGCCGCACGGTCGGCGCGGAGTATCGTTCCACGTTCCGTCCCGAGGTCGGCAACGAGGTCTTCTGGAACTCGGCGGCGGCCACCGCCATCCAGGTGAACAACCGCGAGTACCTCGACCTCGGTCCCGCCTTCGACTGGTTCCACTACCCGGGTGTCACGGCTCCCTACTTGAAGGAGCAGACGCGAGGAACGAACGGCCGCGTCGGCAACGGCGGCAGCTTCACGGGCGGCGTCTCGGACGGGCACTACGGCGCGAACGTCTACACGCTCGACCGCGCGAAGACGAAGGGGCTGAAGAGCACCTTCCTCTTCGACGACGAGATGGTGGCGCTGGGAACTGGCATCGGTTCGACGGCGGATGCGGCCGTGCACAGCGTCGTCAACCAGGCCGCTGCCAAGGACAACGCGACGGTGGACGGCAAGCCCGTCGCCGACGGTGCGGACGGTGTCGTCGTGGACGACCCGGCATGGGCCTACAACGACGAGGTCGGATACGTCTTCCCGTCCGATGCGCCGGTCACCGTCTCCAACAAGGCGCAGACCGGCAGCTGGGTCGGCGAGGATGCGGTGAGCCGCGACGCCTTCACCCTGTACTTCGACCACGGCACGAAGCCGACGGACGCGGGCTACGAGTACATCGTGCTGCCCGCCGCATCCCCGGCTGAGGTCGAGCGCTACGCCGCCGCTCCGGCGGTACGCATCCTGCAGAACGACGCGAGCGTGCAGGCCGTGCAGCATGCGGGTCTTCAGCGCACGATGGCGACGTTCTTCCAGGCCGGCGCCCTCGATCTCGGCGACGGACGCACGCTCGAGGTCAATCAGCCCGCGATCGTCATCCTCGACGAGTCCGGTGCGGAGCCCGTCGTCAGCATCGCGAACCCCGACAAGCCGGGGCTCGTCGTGGCCGTCACCCTTCGGGGGCCGGACGCGGTGCACGCCGGAACCTTCGCTCTCGGGTCGGGGCCGAACCTGGGCAAGACCGTCACGGCGTCCTTGGCGTCGACCGACGGCGCCCAGGCGTCGGCCTATTCGGCGAGCAGCTCCGCCGAGGGGCGCGGCGCCGCGCTCGCCGGCGACGGCGATGCCGCCACCTCCTGGGCGTCCGCGGACGGCGGGGTGCAGTGGGTGGCCAAGGATCTGGGCGCCGGTGCCTTCGTGACGGGGCTGACCCTCGAGTGGGGCGCCGAGGCAGCCACGCGCTACCTCGTGCAGACCTCGCAGGACGGTGCCAACTGGAGCGATCTGCGCTTCGTGCAGAACGCGGAAGGGGGCACCGAGACGCTCGAGTTCCCGCCCACCGCGGCGACCTACCTGCGGGTGCTGCTGCTCGAGAGCGCCGGAGGGAGCGGCTACTCGATCGCCGAGATGTCGGTCGAGGCCAGTCGCAACCTGGCGCTCGGTCGATCGGTGACGGCGTCGGGCGGGTCCGCGGCCGGCAGCATCACCGACGGCAACATGGCCAGCCGCTGGAGCGCCAACCTCTCCGACACGGCGTGGACCCAGGTGGACCTCGGCTCGGTGCAGTCGATCGGCACCGTCCGGCTCTGGTGGGAGGCCTCGTACGCGAAGCAGTACCGCATCCAGGTGTCCGACGATCAGAACAACTGGCGCGACGCCTATGTGACGCCCTCGGGCGGCAGCGACGGCGGACTCGACGTGATCGCGGTGCAGGAGAACGCCCGCTATGTGCGGATGCAGTCGATCCAGCGCAGCACGACGCAGTACGGCGTCTCGATCTGGGAGATGGAGGTGTTCGAGGGTGACGCGATCGCCTCGGCGCCCACGACGCCCGTCGGGCGGGAGAACCTCGCGCTCGGTCGGCCCACGACCGCGGAGTCGTCGTACAACGCGACGCTCGAGCCGCGCTTCGCCACCGACGGGATCGGGACGACCCGCTGGGCGTCGCGCCGCGAGGACGCCCCGTACAAGACGGAGCGCTGGCTACAGGTCGACCTGGAAACGCCGACGACCGTCAACCAGGCGGTGCTGACGTGGGAGTCGGCGACCTCGAACGACTTCCGGCTGGAGGGCTCGCTCGACGGTCAGACCTGGCAGGAGCTGGCCCGAGTGCAGAAGACCTCGGCGGAGCTGAAGAACACGGTGGACTTCGCCGACGCCGAGGTGCGCTACGTGCGGGTCGCCGGTCTGCCGGTGACGAAGTACGGCATCTCGCTGTTCGAGTTCGAGCTGTACGGCGGCTACAACTTCTCGTGCACCTCGCCCGACGTGAGCGCGGCCCATGGCGACATCGCCACCGTGACCGCATCCATCGCCCCGCTCGACGCCGACGACGTCTTCATCGCCTACCCGGTGGAGGCGGCCGTCGCCCGTGTCCAGGGCGCGCCGCGCGTCGGTCAGGACGGCTCGGTCGCCTTCGACCTGCGGGCGGGGGAGTCGGGTTCGACGCGAGTGCTTCTCACCCACGCGAAGGGCGATGAGATCAGCTGGTGCACGGTCAACGTCGCCGTCGACACCGCCGCGCTGCAGGAGCTCGTCGACCGCGGAAACGCGCTCGACAGCAACATCTACACCGCTGACAGCTGGCGCCCGGTGCTGCCCGCGCTCGAGGCGGCCAAGGACGCGCTGCGCACGAGCGGGATCGGGCAGTCGGTGATCGACCAAAGGGCAGAGGCCCTGCGCGCCGCGCTGGACGGCCTCGTCGAGATCGGCCAGGAGCCCGAGGTCACGGTGCCCTCCGCGCCCGCCTCGCTGACGGCGGCTGCCGAAGGCTCCGCGGTCATTGCGACGTGGCTGGCGCCGGAGGACGACGGCGGGGCCGCGGTCTCGGCGTACGAGCTCACGATCGGTGACCGCGTGATCCCCGTCGGCGGCGACGTGCTGACCGGGCGTGCCGACGGGCTCGCCCCCGGTACGTACGCGGTATCGGTGCGCGCGCAGAACGAGGCCGGTTGGTCGCCGGCGACCACACCGGTGTCGGTGGAGGTCGTCGAGCAGTCAGATCGGACGCCGACCGTGACCGCCTCGGACGGACTGCGAGCCGGAGGCAAGGTGACGGTGACGGGCGCGGAGTTCACGCCTGGCGCGCAGTACCTCGTGCAGCTGCGGTCGAGCCCGCGGGACCTCGGCACCGTCACGGCGGATGCGGCCGGAGCGTTCACGCTCACTGCGGACATCCCCGCCGACGTCCCCGGTGGTGCGCACACGATCGTCGTGATGCGCGACGGCGTCGACATCGCCTCCGTGGCGGTGCAGATCGAGGCTGCCGCCGGTGGTGGAACGGATCCGCAGAACCCGCAGAACCCGGCGGACGGAGCGCTCCCGAGCACGGGTGCCGACCTCGCCTGGGTGCCGTGGACGGCAGCGGCGGCACTGCTCATCCTCACTCTGGGCGGTGCGCTCGTGCTCGACCGGCGCCGGCGCCGCGCAGGCGACTGA
- a CDS encoding sugar ABC transporter substrate-binding protein: MKRSISAAVALVAVAVPLAACSSGGGDAASTELTSGPITIWYSTNEQEIAWGKAVVEAWNADHPDEQVTAEAIPAGKSSEDAISAAITAGNTACLVYNTAPAAVPSFQKQGGLVNISKTFDDGESFIAERSGDAADGFRSPDGDLYQVPWKANPFMLYYNKTAFAEAGLDAEAPKLSTYDDVLAAAKAIKDAGAADYALYPPASGDYTNALFDFYPFYLANSDGTQLVADGAATFTSEAGMQTLEFWKTLYADGYSSAEAYSGDAWAGPFADGVAAMGIAGPWGAAQFDGKVEYGVVPLPTADGKTLEETYTFGDSKNVGLYTSCQNKQTAWDFAKFSMDADNDLALLETTGQFPIRTDLTEVAGDYLAANPLLATFAQAVPLTVDVPNIANATEIWQTFRDTWGAAVQSGQGDLAEQMKSAADKIDSLAAQG, from the coding sequence ATGAAGCGTTCCATCAGCGCTGCTGTCGCCCTCGTCGCCGTTGCCGTTCCGTTGGCAGCGTGCAGCTCGGGGGGTGGCGACGCAGCGAGCACAGAACTCACGTCCGGCCCGATCACGATCTGGTACTCGACGAACGAGCAGGAGATCGCCTGGGGCAAGGCTGTCGTCGAGGCGTGGAACGCCGACCACCCGGACGAGCAGGTGACGGCGGAGGCCATCCCGGCCGGCAAGTCCTCCGAGGATGCGATCTCGGCCGCGATCACCGCGGGCAACACCGCCTGCCTCGTCTACAACACCGCACCTGCCGCGGTGCCCTCGTTCCAGAAGCAGGGCGGCCTGGTCAACATCTCGAAGACGTTCGACGACGGCGAGTCGTTCATCGCCGAGCGCTCGGGCGACGCGGCGGACGGCTTCCGTTCGCCCGACGGCGACCTGTACCAGGTGCCGTGGAAGGCCAACCCCTTCATGCTCTACTACAACAAGACCGCCTTCGCCGAGGCGGGGCTCGACGCCGAAGCGCCGAAGCTGTCGACCTACGACGACGTGCTCGCCGCCGCGAAGGCGATCAAGGATGCGGGCGCCGCCGACTACGCGCTGTACCCGCCGGCATCCGGCGACTACACGAACGCGCTGTTCGACTTCTACCCGTTCTACCTCGCCAACTCCGACGGCACGCAGCTGGTGGCCGACGGTGCGGCGACGTTCACGAGCGAAGCGGGCATGCAGACGCTCGAGTTCTGGAAGACGCTGTACGCCGACGGCTACTCGTCGGCGGAGGCTTACAGCGGCGACGCCTGGGCGGGCCCGTTCGCCGACGGTGTCGCCGCGATGGGCATCGCCGGCCCGTGGGGTGCCGCGCAGTTCGACGGCAAGGTCGAGTACGGCGTCGTGCCGCTGCCGACCGCCGACGGCAAGACGCTCGAAGAGACCTACACGTTCGGTGACTCGAAGAACGTCGGTCTTTACACCTCGTGCCAGAACAAGCAGACCGCGTGGGACTTCGCGAAGTTCTCGATGGATGCCGACAACGACCTGGCTCTGCTCGAGACCACCGGTCAGTTCCCGATCCGCACCGACCTCACCGAGGTGGCGGGCGACTACCTCGCCGCGAACCCGCTGCTGGCGACCTTCGCCCAGGCCGTCCCGCTGACGGTCGACGTGCCGAACATCGCCAACGCGACGGAGATCTGGCAGACCTTCCGCGACACCTGGGGTGCCGCGGTGCAGTCCGGCCAGGGCGATCTCGCCGAGCAGATGAAGAGCGCCGCCGACAAGATCGACTCGCTCGCAGCCCAGGGCTGA
- a CDS encoding zinc-binding dehydrogenase, which produces MSHRAVAVVWTGPGQVDVREVSVPAPGPGQVLIRNLVSLISPGTEAGWLAGPTSHGVLGVTFPFVPGYSRVGRIVAVGEGVSGWELGQRVVAGFDGDGRPLGAHAELSLARAEDLEVVPDGLSSEAAAFFLLGQAACSVVMLAEVRLSDSVAIVGQGPIGQLAVQFARAAGASRVTVFDLVAARREAALAVGAHEAIDPRDEAGTASHQDAYRHTVDLSGAPAGTALAIRTAQPRGTVVLSTGYAGPMEIDYGSVFVKGLRLIGGYVNADPDLARSATRTFLRMVGEGSLDVSGLLSEPWGPQDAVGLYRRILAKDTSLSAPLFRWAAD; this is translated from the coding sequence ATGTCCCACCGAGCCGTCGCGGTCGTCTGGACCGGTCCCGGACAGGTCGATGTGCGTGAGGTGTCCGTTCCCGCGCCAGGCCCTGGCCAGGTGCTGATACGAAACCTCGTCAGCCTGATCAGCCCCGGAACCGAGGCGGGCTGGCTGGCCGGGCCGACGTCCCACGGCGTTCTGGGGGTGACATTCCCGTTCGTTCCCGGATACTCACGCGTCGGACGTATCGTCGCGGTGGGGGAGGGCGTCTCCGGGTGGGAACTCGGCCAGCGCGTCGTGGCAGGCTTCGATGGCGACGGTCGTCCCCTCGGAGCGCATGCCGAGCTGTCGCTCGCACGGGCCGAGGACCTCGAGGTCGTGCCCGACGGACTCAGCAGCGAGGCCGCCGCGTTCTTCCTCCTCGGTCAAGCGGCGTGCTCGGTCGTCATGCTCGCCGAGGTGCGTCTTTCCGACTCCGTCGCCATTGTCGGGCAGGGGCCGATAGGTCAGCTCGCCGTGCAGTTCGCCCGCGCCGCAGGGGCGTCGCGGGTCACCGTCTTCGATCTCGTCGCTGCGCGGAGGGAGGCGGCGCTGGCCGTCGGTGCGCACGAGGCGATCGATCCGCGAGACGAGGCCGGCACTGCTTCCCATCAAGACGCATATCGGCACACCGTCGACCTGTCGGGTGCCCCCGCCGGCACAGCGCTCGCGATCCGGACGGCGCAGCCGCGGGGCACCGTCGTTCTCTCCACAGGGTATGCGGGACCCATGGAGATCGACTACGGTTCAGTGTTCGTCAAGGGTCTGCGTCTGATCGGCGGCTACGTCAACGCAGATCCGGACCTCGCTCGCTCGGCCACGCGCACCTTCCTGCGCATGGTCGGTGAGGGAAGCCTCGACGTCTCCGGGCTGCTCTCCGAGCCGTGGGGTCCACAGGACGCGGTCGGGCTCTATCGCCGCATCCTCGCAAAGGACACCTCGCTGTCCGCGCCGCTCTTCCGGTGGGCTGCTGACTAA
- a CDS encoding PadR family transcriptional regulator has translation MGAADGDTGACPPRRRGGVTAGVPQPAFWILTVLTAGRRHGYDIMREASDASEGRVELKVTTLYAALERLEREGLIVADGEEVVNGRARRYYRITDAGSGRLVQEVEVLERSVRAAREGLTQVRIATLMPTSAVAG, from the coding sequence ATGGGCGCGGCCGATGGCGATACCGGAGCATGCCCGCCACGCAGACGAGGGGGCGTCACAGCGGGAGTGCCGCAGCCTGCGTTCTGGATTCTGACAGTGTTGACTGCCGGTCGGCGGCACGGGTACGACATCATGCGGGAAGCATCGGATGCGTCCGAGGGCCGGGTGGAGCTGAAGGTCACGACCCTGTATGCGGCGCTGGAGCGACTGGAGCGTGAGGGGCTGATCGTCGCCGACGGCGAGGAGGTCGTGAACGGGCGGGCGCGCCGCTACTACCGGATCACCGATGCGGGCTCGGGCCGACTGGTCCAGGAGGTCGAGGTGCTGGAGCGTTCAGTGCGCGCCGCGCGGGAAGGGCTGACGCAGGTGCGGATCGCCACGCTGATGCCGACGTCGGCGGTGGCCGGATGA
- a CDS encoding YoaK family protein, with protein MDPKHLVSSAALALLAGFVDGFAFVMLGGFFVSFMSGNTTQASAELTGGAWGAAGYAGLLVAAFVAGGVTGTAVSIRARSHGVMTLVALTLLVAAVLAGTGHVLAAGPVLAAAMGATNAVHSRDGAAPFGITYMTGQLMKLAENIVVAFRGGDRRAWMRHLALWIAIAIGAIGGAAAARLVGPVALWLPAAAATATAAVLVLRRRTPSATSSQ; from the coding sequence GTGGACCCGAAACACCTCGTCAGTTCTGCGGCGCTCGCGCTGCTGGCCGGTTTCGTCGACGGCTTCGCGTTCGTGATGCTCGGCGGTTTCTTCGTGTCGTTCATGAGCGGCAACACGACGCAGGCCTCTGCGGAGCTGACGGGCGGCGCGTGGGGCGCCGCGGGATACGCGGGACTGCTCGTAGCGGCCTTCGTCGCCGGGGGCGTGACGGGCACGGCCGTGTCGATCCGCGCACGGTCGCACGGCGTCATGACCCTCGTGGCGCTCACGCTGCTCGTGGCCGCGGTTCTGGCCGGGACAGGTCACGTGCTGGCGGCGGGCCCGGTCCTCGCGGCCGCGATGGGCGCCACGAACGCCGTGCACTCCCGCGACGGCGCCGCCCCCTTCGGCATCACGTACATGACGGGGCAGCTCATGAAGCTCGCCGAGAACATCGTCGTCGCCTTCCGCGGCGGCGACCGGCGCGCATGGATGCGGCACCTCGCTCTGTGGATCGCGATCGCGATCGGCGCGATCGGAGGCGCCGCCGCAGCACGCCTCGTCGGCCCCGTCGCGCTCTGGCTTCCCGCCGCCGCCGCCACCGCCACGGCAGCCGTTCTGGTCCTGCGCCGACGAACCCCGTCAGCGACGTCCAGCCAGTGA
- a CDS encoding GNAT family N-acetyltransferase encodes MIEFRPAEPTDAASMAEVQNAIHRAGLRADPVDVAFVQERYLRPEHRIACTVAVEDDRILGFQSLKRASPGNPYDVPEDWGIIGTHIHPEAGRRGIGRSLFAVSLAAARSAGVRHLDASIGADNAPALAYYSAMGFTPYRDREGVIPHRFDL; translated from the coding sequence ATGATCGAATTCCGACCGGCGGAACCGACTGATGCGGCGAGCATGGCCGAGGTGCAGAACGCCATCCACCGCGCCGGCCTTCGCGCCGACCCGGTCGACGTCGCCTTCGTCCAGGAGCGCTACCTCCGCCCCGAGCACCGGATCGCCTGCACGGTCGCCGTAGAAGACGACCGCATCCTCGGGTTCCAGTCACTCAAGCGGGCATCGCCGGGCAACCCGTACGACGTCCCCGAGGACTGGGGCATCATCGGCACCCACATCCATCCCGAGGCCGGGCGCCGGGGCATAGGACGGAGCCTGTTCGCCGTGTCGCTGGCAGCGGCGCGGTCAGCGGGCGTGCGACATCTCGACGCGAGTATCGGCGCCGACAACGCCCCGGCACTGGCCTATTACTCCGCGATGGGCTTCACGCCGTACCGCGACCGCGAAGGCGTCATCCCGCACCGCTTCGACCTCTGA